A region of the Paenibacillus sp. J23TS9 genome:
TTTGGTACACTCGCTGAGGCTTCTATAAATGTTGATATTATCGTTCAAAGCGGCGTACAGGACGGCAAGGCGGACTTCTCCTTTACGACATCTTTGTCCGAGTGCGACCATGCGCTGGAGGTAATTCATGGCCTTAAGGCGAAGCTCCCGTACCGTGATGTTACTTCCGAACGCAACCTGGTGAAGGTTTCAATCGTTGGTGCCGGCATGATCAGTCATCCGGGTGTCGCCGCTCAAATGTTTGATGTGATTTCCAAGCAGGGCGTGAGCATTAAAATGGTCAGCACATCGGAGATTAAAACATCCTGTGTTATCGAGAATACTAATTTGGAGCAGGTAGTTAAAGCACTGCATACCGCTTATAACCTGGATACCGATGTACAGGTTTTTGTCGGAGGACCGCAGGATAGACGGTAATTTCTAATCTTTTGAAAATGATATGGGAAAAGGCCTGAAGCGAATGCTCCAGGCCTTTTTGTGTTTTTTGGACTTCATGCTAACTCCCAGCGCTAAAGAATGTGGACAACTAATAGAGCGGTGTCAAAATGAGATCATTTTTGACGATGGGCACCACTGGCACGGTATCAACACCCGTGCAGTATTCCACATCATGTGCGAATCCAAGCTTGATAAGCTGTTTGGCGGAAGCCCCCTCCATAACCGTCTCATACAGCATATGACGGCTTTGCCGGTAGGCAAGCTTCATAGCCACTCCCAGATCGTTCAAACGCAATGGATGACCTAAATGGGATTCCATGGCATCAATAATCATCCCCGCACATAATCCGTCTTCCAGTGAGAATTCGTTTTTGCAGCCTGCACATAGCAGGATAACATCTCTTTCAAAAGCTGTGAGCGCGGATGCACAGGCTGTGCCGTTCATAAAGGAAGCGGCGAGGAGCCGCGACGCCCGCTGCGATTTCAGAAGACCACGAGTTCCGTTGGAAGTGGTCAAAACCACCAGCTTGCCTGCGATTTCCTCCGACATATAGTCGTGAGGGGAGTTGCCGGCCTGAAAACCCGGAATCTTCTTATAATAGCGTTCTCCGCCGACAAAGGTATGTTCGCTGCGTTTACTTTGGGCTTGGGGGACGGTTTCAACGGGAAGCAGGCCGCATGCACCCTTGGCAAGCGCCGTGATCATTGTACTCGTAGCACGCAATACATCTATCACAACGGCGCTTTTTTGTATAAAATCCTCTGTTCTAATATCGTCCACATTGGCAATCACGTCCACCCGCATGGAATAAATCCTCCTTAAGCCACTTATATGTGCTGATCTCTATCAGCGGTTTAAGCCCACAGAGATGTGTTATTTTAATGCTACTATATGCAGTCCGCGAGGAAATGTTCCAGGCAGTTTCTTGTAAAAGATATCTAAAAAGAGAGATTGGAGCATATCCATATAGAAGATGCATATTTTTGGGTAAGGAGGTTTTCTTTAATGGACAAGTTCGTAATCAGTATGGCCAGTCTACGTATGCTTTCGGGCGGCATTGAAATTGCTGCAGCCCTGTTAATGTTGCGGCTCGCTCAGGTCGATAAGGCGCTTGCTGTGAACTCTTTGCTGGCTATCGTAGGACCGACTGTACTTATCTTAACGACATCAATTGGTCTCATTGGTCTGGCTGACAAGCTATCCTGGGGAAAGATCGCATGGATCTTTGTCGGTGTATCCTGTCTCTTAATCGGAATTTTGAGAAAATGATAGATTCGGTCGTCATAAATTTGAAGTACAAGCATAAACATCAGGTATAAAAAACATCTACTAGATTATCAACCACATGGTTCAGACCTAATGAGAGGACAGCTCGGAGGTGGTCGTATTACGAATCTAAACTGGCTTGAACTGTTTCCGGATCGGATCAAGTCCATTCTGCTTCAGCTGCCTCGTGATCTTCTAGAGAGGCTGGAGGAAATACGCATCCGCGAAGGAAGACCGCTGGAAGTAAATGAATCAGGCGGACACCACTTCGTAACCGGACAAGGGATGCTCACCATGGAAGAGGAGAAAGCGTATAGGCCCGAGCGGGATGACAGCCGCAGATTTCTAGACCTGATCAGCAATCATTCCTTATATACCTTGGAAGAGGAACTGCGCAAAGGGTTCATCACCGTTCCTGGTGGACACCGTATTGGATTGTCCGGGAGAACTGTTTTGTCAGGTGGAAGAGTGGAACATATCAGGGACATCAGCGGATTCAATATTCGGATCGCCAGAGAAGTTCAAGGAGCAGCCAATGAAATCCTTCCTTATCTATACGATGACAAGGAAAGAAGAATGAAGCATACGCTTATTCTCTCCCCACCGCAGCACGGTAAAACAACACTATTGAGAGATCTTGCCCGGCAGATCAGCAGCGGAAGCTTAGGCTCCTCACCAGCCAGAAATTTGGGGAAGAAGGTTGGCATCATTGACGAGCGTTCTGAAATTGCCGGAAGCCTGCATGGTGTGCCGAGCTTTGATGTTGGGCCTCGGACTGATGTCATGGATGCATGTCCCAAAGCTGAAGGCATGATGATGATGATCCGTTCCATGTCACCAGATGTTCTGATCGTAGATGAGATCGGAAGGGAAGAGGATGCAGAGGCGGTAACCGAAGCTCTCCATGCAGGTATTTCCGTTATTGCATCAGCCCACGGCAGTGGACCTGAAGAGATCCTTAACCGACCGGCCATGCAGGGACTTATGGAAAACCAAATGTTTGAAATGTATGTCCTGTTGCATCGCGGGAATGGCAAAACAACATTCCGTTTGATGGATCGGCAAATGCGGGCGCTTCAGGTGGGAATGAAGGGGGAAGCTCGTCATGCTTAAGTTGATCGGGGCGGTGCTCATATTACTCTCCGGCACACTTGCAGGGTTTCACCAGGCAGCCCGTTTTGCGGCCAGACCCAAGCAGATTCGGGAGTTGATACTTGCGATGCAGAGACTTGAAACTGAAATATCGTATGGGTTTACGCCTCTCCCGGATGCATTCCGCAAGATGTCAGAGCAGCTGGGAGAGCCGCTGCGGAGCATTTTCAGGAGTGCAGCCATTCATATGGCCTCTGGAGGAATCACAGCCCAGGAAAGCATCCAACGTTCCCTGAATGAGAACTGGAAGCGTACCGCGATGAAAACGCCGGAGCGCGACATTCTCCATCAGCTCAGCTTCACGCTTGGGACAAGTGACAGGCAGGATCAAATCAAGCACATCGCCTTGGCCGCCCAGCAGCTAAAGCATGAGGAAGCTGTGGCAAGAGATGAGCAGGCAAAATACGAAAAAATCAGCAGAAGTCTCGGGCTATTGATTGGAGCATTGATCGTCATTTTGATCTTTTAGCGAGGTGCCAAGGAATGAACTTTGAAGTGAACGCAATTTTCCAGATTGCGGGAATCGGCATCATCATTGCGATGATTCACACGGTGCTCAAGCAAATGGGAAAAGAGGATATGGCTCATTGGGTGACGGTCATCGGCTTTGTCGTGGTGCTGTTCATGGTCGTCCGGCTGCTCGATAACCTGCTGCAGGAGATCAAAACCATTTTTCTGTTCCAGTAGGGGTTGCATATGGAAATTATACAGGTGGTAGGTCTTGGGCTCATAGCCACAATATTGATTATGGTCGTTAAAGAGCAGAAGCCGATGTTCGCTTTTCTGCTGGCCGCCGCAACGGGCGTACTGATCTTCATGTTCCTTATGGGCAAGATCAGTACTGTCATTTCCGAGCTGGAGCGGATGGCCAAGTCCTCCGGTGTCGAGATGATCTATCTGAAGACGATTCTCAAGATCATTGGCATTGCCTACATCGCTGAATTTGGCGCACAGGTAGTACGGGATGCCGGGCAGGAGAACATAGCCTCAAAAATCGAATTGGCCGGCAAAATTTTGATCATGGTGCTCGCGGTACCGATTATCGGCATCATTATAGAAACCGTGCTGAAATTGCTGCCTTCGTAGAAGAAAGTGGGAATACCCATGCTGGGACAACGACGGCTGGACAAACGGCATTTGATCATATTTCTGATTCTGTTTTTGCTGGTGGGTGCAACGCGGGTTTTCGCCGCTTCTCCAGCAGACCAGTGGGTCAAGCAGCAGGCGGAAGCCCTGCCGAAGGATCAAGTGGAATCCTACTGGGAGAACCTGATGAAAGATTATGGAGGGTTTTTTCCGGATCAGAAAGTGCCTTCCTTTATGGATATATTGCTGCCGGGTGGCGACAGCTTCAATGTCAAAAATGTCTTCTCGGCTCTAGGCTCCTTTATGTGGCATGAAGTGCTTTACAATGGGAAACTGCTCGTCACCATCGTGATACTGAGCATTATGAGCATGATTCTGGAGACGCTGCAATCGGCTTTCGAAAGAAAAACAGTCAGTAAAGTGGCTTACTCGCTTTGCTATATGGTGATCATCGTACTGGCTATTAACAGCTTCAACGTTGCCATCGGATATGCCAAGGAAGCGATCGACCGGATGATTGATTTTATGATGGCGATGGTGCCGCTCCTGTTCGCGCTTCTCGCATCGATGGGTAACGTGGTCACGGTCTCGGTAACACATCCACTCATTATCTTTATGATCAACACCGTCGGAACCCTGATCCATACGCTGATTTTTCCGCTGCTTTTCTTTTCGGCAGTGCTTCACCTGGTCAGCTCCATTTCCGATAAGTACAAGCTGACACAGATGGCCAACTTGCTCCGTAATATCAGCGTTGGATTTCTCGGAGTCCTGCTTACGATCTTTCTAGGAGTCATATCAGTCCAAGGTATCACGAGTTCTATTACAGACGGGGTTACCATCAGGGCGGCTAAATATGTGTCAGGAAGCTTTATACCGGTTGTGGGGAAAATGTTTGCCGATGCCACGGATACCGTAATCTCGGCTTCACTGCTTATCAAAAACTCCATCGGCCTTGTCGGGGTTATCATTATTCTCTTCCTGTGTGCTTTCCCAGCCATAAAAATTTTAGTCCTTGCCCTGATCTACAACATATCTGCCGCCATTATGCAGCCGTTGGGTGATTCGCCGATTACTACATGTCTTGAAACGATCGGCAAGAGCATGCTGTACGTTTTCGCAGCGCTGGCAGCGGTTGGTCTGATGTTCTTTCTGGCCATCACGATCATGCTCACAGCGGGTAATGTGACCGTCATGATGAGGTAAGGAAGGAGGCATGAGAGTGACCTGGCTGAGTGGTTGGCTGAAGGAAGTTATCATGGTTGTGCTGCTGGCCTCCTTCGTGGATCTCATCCTGCCGAGCCGGTCCATGGAGCGATACGTCAAGCTGGTACTGAGCCTTCTAATATTGCTCACGCTGCTAAGTCCCTTAATCAAAGTGCTCACGCAAGCAGCTGATGTGAAACTCGCGGATGCTTTTAACAAATGGAATCAGCAATCTGCATTAGGCGGAAACAAGGGAAGCCTACAGCAAATTATGGATCAGGCGAAACAGCTGAAAAATCAACAGCAGGAGCAGTCCCTGGAATGGGCCGCACAGGAAATTGCAGCTCAGATGAAAGAACAAATCCGGAAACAAAATGGTCAAAGTCCGGCAGAAGTGAAGGTTGTGCTGGCGATGCAGGAGGGTCGTGCTGCGGATGGGGGAAATGCGCTGAACCCTTATATAAAAGGAGTGACGGTTGTTATGCAGCCAGAGGCAGCTGGTCCAAAGGATACGGCAGACGGACAGGATTCATCCCCGGATATCCGCGTTGAACCTGTTACAACCGTACAGGTTGAAGTTAATATAGATCCGATACAGGAAAGTTCGGACAACTCCGGCGGAACGACATCTTCAAAAGCAGCGGGTACCGGAAATGAAGATATCAGCGTAAGTGAACATGCCGAAGACATCAAAAAAATGCTGGGTAACACATGGGGAATCGAACCGGAAACCGTCGTTGTTCAAAGCGGCAAAGCCGGAAACCGGAAGCTCTAAAAAATCGAGGTGAACACAAAATGGGGAAATGGTTCAAGAAGCTGGAACAGTGGATCGGTGGCGGCGGGCGGGGGGGCGGAAAGCGGATTAACACCTTCCGCTGGTTGATTATCGTGGGACTGATCGGAGTCGCGATTATTCTTTTCAACTCCTTTGTCAATGTGAAAAAACTTGATAACGAGAACATTGGCAGGGAACCGCCATCAGCGACAACATCCAAGGAAACCTTTCAAAGCAACGACAGCGAGACGAGCGCTTTCAGCAGCATAGAGGAAGCGGCAGAAGACAAGATGAAGGATATTTTGGAAAAAATCGTTGGTGTGGGCACGGTGGACATCATGGTTACGGTAGATTCCACAGACGAAATCGTATACCAGCGAAATATCAAGGATTCACAGCAGCAGTCGGATGAAAATGATGCCAATGGCGGCAAGCGCCACACAACGCAGTATACGCGTGACGGGGAAGTTGTTACGTACGAGCAGTCAGGAACCCAAACTCCCATGATTACGAAAAGAGTGAAGCCGCAAATCCGGGGTGTGCTGATTGTCGCCAAAGGTGCAGAGAACGAAGTCGTAAAGCAGCTGATTGTGGATGCGGTGGAAAAAGGATTGAACGTGCCGGGATACCGCATATCCGTTGTTCCGCGTAAGCAGGGGTAAGCAGATTTCAAATAATGAGTTCTAAATTGAGGAGGATTTAAGGAATGAACAGTAAAAGACAAACGATTTGGTTGGTATCGATGCTGAGCTTGATGGTTGTGCTGTCCGCTTACTACCTGTTTACGGAGGACTCGGGTTCATCCAAGACACCGGTCGCTGATAGCCAGCAGGTCGGGACTGCGGTGAAAACATCGGATAAGGAAGCGGCGTCTTCTGGTAAAACAACGACAGAAAACGGAGTCGAGGTTACTGAAGTGATTACAGACGGTAAAGTCAATGACACAACCGGAAAAACGACGGCCTCAAACACGGAAACAGGCACCAAAGATGCTGATAAAGATACGGCGAAGGACACAACCAAGGACAATACCGACAAAACCGCTGCCACAGCGAAAACAGACGACAAGGACCAGGCTTCGGCAGATAAAGCTGCTACAGATAAAACGGCTTCCACAGGCAAGACGGCAGCAGCAGATGATAAAACGACAGCTAAAACTGAAAAAAGCGATGCGGATGTGCTGAAGGAAGTAGCTGCTCAAACCCAAAAAAGCTCCGGGGTCAGCGAGATCGAATCATACCTCTTCCAACGTTCACAGGATAATCTGAAAAAACATAATGATTTGATGGCAACGATGAACAACATGACCAAGGATCCGGCTGAATCCGCCAAGGCAAGTGAAGAGCTCACCACACTGGAAACCAAAGAAAACAAAATTCAAGGAATCGAAGAGGAACTTGAGCAAAAATATTCCTTCGCCAACGCTTTCGTGAAGGAAGAAAATGATAAGTATCAAGTGCTTGTTCTCAGCGACAAACCTGATGTGAAGCAGGCAGTCAGCATCGTCGAGCTGGTCATGAAAGAGATGAATGTATCCCAGGATAAGGTCAGCGTGAAGTATATGGCTCCTTAAGAGCCGCGAAAAAAATGGAAAAAAGTCGAAAGAGTCCGGGATTATCTTGGACTCTTTCCATTTCTTTCGTTTGTGATATAATACATATCGTTATGTATGTATGTCCGGAAGCTAGGTGCTTCCTTTAAGGAGTGAATTGTGAATGTTGAAGTTAAGCGAAATCAAAGAGTTAATACAATTGGTCGATCAGACCTCGGTACATGAATTGGATATCGAATTGGAAGGAACACATCTGACGATCCGCAAGGCAAACAAAACCGAAGTGGTAACCAGCCAACCGGTTGCGACCCAGCAATATCTTCAGGTTCCGCAGCAAGCGATGCCTCAATTTTTGAATCCGTCTGCAGCTACCGATGCCGGTCAGCAGTCCGCGGCCGGTGAGAAAAGTGCAGCCGACTCTTCATTACATAAGATTGTATCTCCGATGGTGGGTACGTTCTACAGATCTCCATCCCCTGAAGCGGGTTCGTTTGTTAGCGTCGGAGACAAAGTGAATGAAAAATCCACGGTATGCATCATTGAAGCTATGAAGCTTATGAATGAGCTTGAAGCTGAAGTCAAGGGTGAGATCGTGGAGATTCTCGTGGAAAACGGACAACTGGTTGAATTCGGGCAGCCTCTGTTTCTGGTGAAGTCGGAATAAGCACCGTATGTTTAAAGGGAGGTTACTTGCATGAAATTTCATAAAATCCTGATAGCCAACCGCGGTGAAATTGCCGTCCGCATCATCCGGGCCTGCCGGGAGCTTGGCATTTCCACGGTTGCTGTATATTCCGAAGCGGACAAGGATGCGCTCCATGTCCGTTTGGCGGATGAAGCTTACTGTATTGGTCCAACGTCATCCAAGGAAAGCTATTTGAACATCACGAACATAATGAGTGTGGCAACGCTTACCGAGTGTGATGCTATCCATCCCGGATACGGATTCCTGGCCGAAAATGCCGACTTTGCGGAAATTTGTGAGTCCTGCAATATTACATTTATCGGTCCATCTGCAGATGCAATTAACAAGATGGGCGATAAAGCCGTAGCGAAGCAGACGATGAAATCAGCGGGTGTGCCGGTCATTCCTGGTTCGGACGGTCTAGTAGAGGATTTGGATGAGGCTATTATGATTGGCCGGGATATCGGTTATCCTTTGATTATTAAGGCGACTGCGGGAGGCGGAGGTAAAGGCATCCGTATCGCAGAGGATGAGCCGGCACTGGTCAAGCAGATTACAGCAGCACAGCAGGAAGCGCAAAAGGCATTCGGCAATGCGGGTGTATATCTTGAGAAATTCCTGACCGGCATGAAGCATGTGGAAATCCAGATCATGGCCGACAATTTCGGTAATGCTGTCAGTTTGGGTGAACGGGACTGTTCAGTCCAGCGCCGCAGACAAAAGCTAGTGGAAGAGTCACCATGTCCGGTTATTTCCCAAGAAGTGCGGGAGAAGATGGGCGAAGCAGCTGTACGTGCTGCCAAAGCTGTTAACTATTCGGGTGCGGGAACGCTTGAGTTTCTGCTCGGACCAGACGGACAATTCTATTTTATGGAGATGAATACCCGTATTCAGGTTGAGCATCCGGTCACTGAAATGGTAACCGGTATGGATCTGATTAAGGAAATGATCTCCGTTGGGGAAGGCAATCCGCTTTCGTTTGCTCAAGAGGATATCGTAATTAACGGCAGTTCCATTGAATGCCGAATCAATGCAGAGGATCCAGCCCGCAACTTTATGCCGGCTCCGGGCAAAATCCAGTTCTATCTTCCACCGGGAGGACCTGGTGTGCGTGTAGACAGCGCTGCCTATCAAGGATATTCGATTCCTCCGTACTACGATTCCATGATTGCCAAGTTGATCGTTTGGGCTCCTACACGTGAAGAGGCTATCGCCAAGATGAAACGGGCACTGTCTGAATTTGCCGTTGAAGGCATTCACACGACCATTCCTTTCCATCTGAAGCTTCTGGAGCATCCAACCTTCAACAAAGGTGATTTCGATATTAAATTCCTAGAGGAAAACGAGATATAGGCATCTAAAAGGATGTTTGTCATGATTCACCGTTAATGTTATATTATGAGTGAATAAGAGCGTCCTAACGGGTGTATCGGTTATCCATCCAACCTGAAAGGTGTGTTGAATCAGAATGAGCACAGTACCGAGTGAGTCTGAACGTACGGATATCGGTGAAATACAGATTGCACCTGAAGTGATTGAGGTTATTGCAGGTCTCGCAACCGTTGAAGTTAAAGGTGTTGCAGGTATGAGTGGCGGCTTTGCAGGCGGTATTGCCGAACTGCTCGGACGTAAGAACTTGTCCAAAGGTGTAAAGGTGGAAGTCGGTCAGCGTGAAGCTGCTGTAGACGTTTCCGTCATTATTGAATATGGACAGCGGCTGCCTGAGGTGGCTACTGAAATTCAACGCAACGTCAAACGCTCCATCGAAATGATGACTGGCCTGACCGTTATTGAAGTGAACGTGCAAATTCATGATGTTCATTTCAAAAATGCCGAGAGAGTGGATGACATAGATTTCAGTCAACGAGTGAAATAAAGAGTGATTGATATAGAATGAGCTGAAGTTCAGACAATAAACTTTAGTTCAGTCTATCTATAACCCCCGACATGCGTCGAGGGTTTACTCTAATTTAAGGAGGCTGTGCTACTCGTGGCCAAAATACTGGATAGACTTCTGCTGTTTGTGTACAGCCTAAGTATCGGAGTAATTAGTGTATTTGCCATCCTCCGCATGAGTGATTTGGTTCCGGCACTGGGTGACTACATGGACGGAGCAACACTTCAGATTACGGTTATCGTGGTCGGCGCTGTTTTGTTCTTGCTCAGCATCCGGTTTTTCTATATTTCCATTCGCCGCGAACGGGTTCATATTCATTCGATCGATCAGCGTACGGAATATGGTGATATCCAGATTTCTGTGGAAACGATTGAAAATCTTTGCTTGAAAGCTGCTGCCAGAATTCGGGGAGCCAAGGATTTGAAGGCGCGGATTCGCGTGACGGAGGCTGGACTTGAAATCATGATTCGCGCTATCGTGGAGGGGGATGTATCCATTCCTTCCATGACGACCGATATCCAAAAGCAGGTCCATGATTATCTTCAGGAAACAACTGGTATTCCGGTGTCGAATGTGGCCGTATATATAGCCAATGTAGCCCAGTCGGCAGCGATTAAGAGTAGAGTGGAATAGAGGTGATCTTCCCAATGCTCTGGAAAGAAATATGGGAGAGTCACAGAGGGCGGATAATCGGCGTTGCCGGCGGAATCTTTTTTGGGTTTATTTATTTGTTTGCAGGTTTTTGGGATATGTTGTTCTTTGCATTGGTTGTGTTCATAGGATATACTGCCGGCAAAAGGAAGGACTTGCGGTTAGGGTCTTTTTTTCGCTGGAGTGAAATGGGGCAGTGGCTTTCCGAGCGCTGGCGTCCTTTTAAGTGAACCCGTGATATGCTTTCTCCGGAAAACAGAGCTGCAGCTTCATAATGCCCACTTTCTGGTGAATCGTATCACGGCTTTTTTTTGCGAAAAAGCCATTGATTCGAGAATGATGCAAAAAACCTTATACGGCAATCCATAATAATAAGAATGACACTTATGACTGGTTCAGGAGGAACATAATGAAAAGACGTTTAGCAAGGGAAATCGTCGTGCAAAGCCTATATCAAATGGAAATGAATGAGGTGGGCGGTGAAGAAGCAGTTAATATGCTGCTGGATGAGGCTGCAGAGGAAAATGATACGGAACGTGTCATTAAGAATGAAATTGAGCTGAAGGCATACGTGCTGGAACTGGTAAACGGTGTCTGGAGTCACAAGCAAGCCATTGACGGCCTTCTGGAAAATTACTTGAAAGGTTGGCAGATCAGCCGTCTGTCGAGGGTCGACCGCCAGATTTTACGCCTCGCTACGTTTGAGCTGCTGTATTCCTCGGACGTTCCGGCCAAGGTTGCTGTAAATGAGGCGATTGAGCTTTCCAAGCATTTTGGTACGGATGAATCAGGTAAGTTTGTTAACGGTGTTCTGGGGAACATGTTCCGCGAGCTGGACAAGCTGAAAAACAATCCTTCATAGGCTGCGTCCGCTTGACCGTTTTACTTTTCAATCGTTATCGATCAATTCATATACAGGGGAGAGAGTAGAATGACAGCAACCATTATCAGCGGTAAACAGGTATCCGAGGAAATTCGTGGCAATATTGCAATTGAAGTGAAGGAATTGGCAGCCAAAGGCGTTGTGCCTGGTCTGGCTGTTGTTCTTGTGGGAGAAGATCCAGCATCCCAGGTGTATGTCCGCAACAAGGAAAAAGCATGTCATGATCTGGGGTACTACTCCGAGGTTCACCGTCTGCCTGCGGAAACAAAGCAAGCTGATTTGCTTGCGCTTGTGGACAAGCTGAATTGCCAGGACAGCATCGACGGGATTTTGGTGCAGCTGCCCCTTCCCGGGCATATTGAAGAAAAAGCAGTTATTAATGCCATCGCAGTAGACAAAGATGTGGATGGTTTTCATCCCGTCAATGTGGGGAATTTGGTGATTGGTGATGACAGTCTTCTTCCTTGCACTCCTGCGGGTGTCATTGAGTTAATAAAGCGTGCAGGCATTTCTTTATCAGGTAAGCATGCGGTGGTCATTGGACGAAGCAATATCGTCGGCAAGCCGGTATCTTTGCTGCTTCAACGTGAAAATGCGACAGTAACCATGTGCCATTCGCGTACAGCAAACATGGCTGAGATCGCGCGCCAGGCTGATGTGCTCGTCGTAGCGATCGGAAGAGCAAATTTCATTGACGCCAGCTATGTAAAACCGGGTGCGGTTGTCATTGATGTGGGCATGAATCGCCTTGAAAATGGCAAGCTTGCCGGAGATGTGGACTTTGAAAGCGTCAAGGAAGTGTCGGGTCCCATTACACCGGTTCCGGGTGGCGTTGGTCCGATGACGATCACCATGTTGATGCAAAATACACTGATTGCGGCAAAACGTCATCACGGGCTTGTGTAAGAGAGGGGTTCTGAGATGGAACCACAACGTATTTTTTCGATTAAGGACTTAAACCGATACATTCGGATGAAGCTGGATTCGGATGCTCTTTTATCCGATGTCTGGATTCGCGGCGAAATATCGAATTTCACCCATCATTCCAGCGGGCATATGTATTTTACGCTCAAGGATGAGGGCAGCCGGATTCGCTCGATTATGTTTGCTTCCCACAATCAACGGCTTCCATTCGTGCCGAAAGAAGGCGCCAAAGTCATTGCGAGAGGTAATGTAACGGTCTATGAGCGCGATGGACAGTACCAATTCTACGCGACTCATATGCAGCCGGATGGTATCGGCAGCCTCTATCTGGCGTTTGAACAGCTGAAAAAGAAGCTTGAGGATGAAGGGCTCTTCGACATTGAACGAAAAAGACCCATTCCCGAGTTTCCTGAAACGATCGGAGTAATTACATCGCCAACCGGGGCAGCCGTGAGAGATATCATGATTACGCTCGGACGACGTTACCCACAGGCGAAAATTGTGCTGTACCCGGTTCTTGTACAGGGCAAAGGCGCTGCTCCCTCCATCGTTCGAGCCATCCGCAATATGAACGAGATGGATGAAGCGGATGTTTTGATTATCGGACGCGGAGGGGGCTCATTGGAAGAATTATGGGCATTTAATGAAGAACCGGTCGCCAGAGCGATTCGTTCATCACATATTCCGGTGATATCTGCAGTAGGGCATGAAACGGATTTCACCATCGCTGATTTTGCAGCGGATCTACGGGCTGCAACGCCTACCGCGGCGGCTGAGCTAGCTGTCCCGCATGCGGCGGAGCTGAATGAAAGACTCTTGCAGCGCCAAAGGCTACTTAAACAACTGCTTCTGCAGCGCGTCAAACGGAGTCGGCAGCAGCTTACTTCACTTCAACGTTCTCCGGTGCTCGTGCATCCAAGGAGATACATGCTCCAGCATGCTGAGCGTTTAGATATGTTGAAGCAGCGGCTTAGCGGAAGCATGCGTACGAAGCTGAGTCTCAGCCGGGAGAAACAAAGCAGGATCTATCACGGCTTGATGCGATACAATCCACGTGAGCAGCTCACTTATGCCAGAAAGCGCAATGAGGTCAGCCGTAAACAGCTGTTATCCCTCATGCAGTCTGTCTTGAAGAATAAACAATCACAGCTGCATTCTTCGTTGAGGCAGCTTGACGCTTTGAGCCCGCTTAAGGTTATGGCACGTGGTTATAGCTTAGTTTATGATGAGCAGGAAAAGAAACTCATT
Encoded here:
- the folD gene encoding bifunctional methylenetetrahydrofolate dehydrogenase/methenyltetrahydrofolate cyclohydrolase FolD, which codes for MTATIISGKQVSEEIRGNIAIEVKELAAKGVVPGLAVVLVGEDPASQVYVRNKEKACHDLGYYSEVHRLPAETKQADLLALVDKLNCQDSIDGILVQLPLPGHIEEKAVINAIAVDKDVDGFHPVNVGNLVIGDDSLLPCTPAGVIELIKRAGISLSGKHAVVIGRSNIVGKPVSLLLQRENATVTMCHSRTANMAEIARQADVLVVAIGRANFIDASYVKPGAVVIDVGMNRLENGKLAGDVDFESVKEVSGPITPVPGGVGPMTITMLMQNTLIAAKRHHGLV
- the xseA gene encoding exodeoxyribonuclease VII large subunit encodes the protein MEPQRIFSIKDLNRYIRMKLDSDALLSDVWIRGEISNFTHHSSGHMYFTLKDEGSRIRSIMFASHNQRLPFVPKEGAKVIARGNVTVYERDGQYQFYATHMQPDGIGSLYLAFEQLKKKLEDEGLFDIERKRPIPEFPETIGVITSPTGAAVRDIMITLGRRYPQAKIVLYPVLVQGKGAAPSIVRAIRNMNEMDEADVLIIGRGGGSLEELWAFNEEPVARAIRSSHIPVISAVGHETDFTIADFAADLRAATPTAAAELAVPHAAELNERLLQRQRLLKQLLLQRVKRSRQQLTSLQRSPVLVHPRRYMLQHAERLDMLKQRLSGSMRTKLSLSREKQSRIYHGLMRYNPREQLTYARKRNEVSRKQLLSLMQSVLKNKQSQLHSSLRQLDALSPLKVMARGYSLVYDEQEKKLIKSINDVQPGDLVQIKMSDGQLSCQVWGMKEDGQNDGQGK